A genomic window from Luteolibacter sp. LG18 includes:
- a CDS encoding sugar kinase: MLQIKPKSECAFDQVSLGEVMLRLDPGEGRIRTARRFTAWEGGGEYNTSRGLRKVFGYRTAVVTALVDNEVGRLVEDFIIEGGVATQFIRWREDDGIGRQVRNGLNFTERGTGIRGALGIPDRGNTAVSQLKPGDIDWDHLFGDLGVRLFHTGGIFAGLSESTAAVTLEAVEAAKRHGTIVSYDLNYRPSLWKTFGGLSKAQEINREIARHVDVIIDFSAALGLEVEGMREIGQMDLDAFKRLMEAAVEEFPNFKVAATTLRHVVTASINDWSAILWHDGRIHESRKYDKLEILDRVGGGDSFASGVQFGFLEFNDAQQAVDYGAAHGALASTTPGDISMATWRDAERRIAGTGARVVC; the protein is encoded by the coding sequence ATGCTCCAGATCAAACCCAAGTCGGAATGCGCCTTTGACCAAGTCTCGCTCGGAGAAGTGATGCTCCGCCTCGATCCGGGTGAGGGTCGGATCCGCACCGCCCGCCGTTTCACCGCTTGGGAGGGCGGCGGCGAATACAACACCTCGCGCGGCCTGCGGAAGGTCTTCGGCTACCGGACGGCGGTGGTCACGGCCTTGGTCGACAACGAGGTGGGCCGCCTGGTGGAGGACTTCATCATCGAGGGCGGCGTGGCCACGCAGTTCATCCGGTGGCGGGAGGACGACGGGATCGGCCGCCAGGTCCGCAACGGGCTGAACTTCACCGAGCGCGGCACCGGCATCCGCGGCGCGCTCGGCATTCCGGACCGAGGCAACACGGCCGTTTCCCAACTGAAGCCGGGGGACATCGATTGGGACCATCTTTTCGGGGACCTCGGCGTGCGCTTGTTCCACACCGGCGGGATTTTCGCCGGGCTTTCCGAATCCACCGCCGCGGTCACGCTGGAGGCGGTGGAGGCCGCCAAGCGGCATGGCACGATCGTGTCCTACGATCTGAACTACCGGCCCTCGCTATGGAAGACCTTCGGCGGCTTGTCGAAAGCGCAGGAGATCAACCGTGAGATCGCGCGGCACGTCGACGTCATCATCGACTTCAGCGCCGCGCTCGGCCTGGAGGTCGAGGGGATGCGGGAGATCGGGCAAATGGATCTCGATGCCTTCAAGCGGCTGATGGAGGCCGCTGTGGAGGAGTTTCCGAACTTCAAGGTCGCGGCCACCACCCTACGCCACGTGGTGACGGCCAGCATCAACGACTGGAGCGCGATCCTCTGGCACGATGGCCGGATCCATGAGAGCCGGAAGTACGACAAGCTGGAGATCCTCGACCGGGTGGGCGGAGGCGACAGCTTCGCGTCCGGCGTGCAATTCGGGTTCCTCGAGTTCAATGACGCGCAGCAGGCGGTCGATTACGGCGCGGCCCACGGCGCGCTGGCGTCGACGACGCCCGGCGACATCTCGATGGCCACTTGGCGGGACGCCGAGCGGCGGATCGCCGGGACGGGCGCGCGGGTGGTGTGCTGA
- a CDS encoding metallophosphoesterase, whose protein sequence is MNTRRQFLKTALVLSAAYPLPLMAAGGSGKKIRIGIITDIHKDLVPDADERLKAFMAAMEQVKPDAIMQLGDFCQPKEKNRVFTDLFNAFTGPKYHVLGNHDMDGGFKREQTMEFWDMQARYYSFDLGGFHFIVLDGNDRPEGWKGGYPHYLADDQVAWLKADLARTKLNTFIFSHQSLERPTCIDNQEAVRAILEAAKTADGKRKVAACFNGHWHIDHERLINGIPYIHVNSASYYYLEGKWKKGKVDAEMAKVSPIYAASAGYKGPLFTVLEIDPAAGEFTMRGKKTEWDGPSPQELGYKSGEVENDWLKPAISEVKGRIG, encoded by the coding sequence ATGAACACCCGCCGCCAATTCCTGAAGACCGCCCTCGTGTTGTCCGCCGCCTATCCCTTGCCGCTGATGGCGGCCGGTGGTTCCGGAAAGAAGATCCGGATCGGGATCATCACGGACATCCACAAGGATCTGGTGCCGGATGCGGATGAACGCTTGAAGGCCTTCATGGCGGCGATGGAGCAGGTGAAACCGGATGCGATCATGCAGCTCGGAGATTTCTGCCAGCCGAAGGAGAAGAACCGCGTCTTCACCGATCTCTTCAATGCCTTCACAGGCCCGAAGTATCACGTGCTGGGCAATCATGACATGGACGGCGGTTTCAAGCGCGAGCAGACGATGGAGTTCTGGGACATGCAGGCGCGCTACTACTCCTTCGACCTCGGTGGTTTCCATTTCATCGTGCTCGATGGCAACGACCGGCCGGAGGGTTGGAAGGGCGGCTACCCGCACTACCTCGCGGATGACCAGGTGGCGTGGTTGAAGGCTGACCTCGCGAGGACGAAGTTGAACACCTTCATCTTCTCCCACCAGAGCCTGGAGCGGCCGACGTGCATCGACAACCAGGAGGCGGTGCGCGCGATCTTGGAGGCGGCGAAGACCGCGGACGGGAAGCGGAAGGTGGCCGCGTGTTTCAACGGCCACTGGCACATCGACCACGAGCGCCTCATCAACGGCATCCCGTACATCCATGTGAACTCCGCGTCCTACTACTACCTCGAGGGGAAGTGGAAGAAGGGCAAGGTGGACGCGGAGATGGCGAAGGTTTCTCCCATTTATGCCGCATCGGCGGGTTACAAGGGACCGTTGTTCACGGTGTTGGAGATCGATCCGGCGGCGGGCGAGTTCACGATGCGCGGGAAGAAGACGGAGTGGGACGGGCCTTCGCCGCAGGAACTCGGTTACAAGTCGGGTGAGGTGGAGAACGATTGGCTCAAGCCTGCGATCAGCGAGGTGAAGGGGAGGATTGGGTGA
- a CDS encoding alkaline phosphatase family protein, whose translation MLKRVAPILAVLTPIAWANPGPGDTNDFHGKRVLIIGIDGLRSDALQAAKAPVIQSLAKSGSVTWTAVAGGGETGPTRQPTISGPGWSSILTGTCIDKHGVSGNSTKPGIYHVEQAPHFAKRLKESVPTANVASIVSWGWIEDYLVAAQPEVVDHHEKGTGKTYPERDADVNAKAVSYLAAENPDVLFVHFDQVDGAGHSTGFSTENPKYMDAITSVDGLVGELMASLKKRPQYGKENWLVILTTDHGGKNTNHGGQSPEERTIPMIVAGKSVPKLGVSKETPGQFVVPATTLQYLGVPVKAEWGWEPGTFGLQKPAVASSVKDKPKS comes from the coding sequence ATGTTGAAACGCGTCGCTCCCATTCTTGCCGTCCTCACTCCCATCGCCTGGGCCAATCCCGGTCCCGGAGACACCAATGACTTTCATGGCAAGCGGGTGCTCATCATCGGCATTGATGGATTGCGCTCGGACGCGTTGCAGGCGGCGAAGGCTCCGGTGATCCAGTCGCTGGCGAAATCCGGCTCGGTCACCTGGACCGCGGTGGCGGGCGGCGGCGAAACTGGACCCACGCGCCAGCCGACGATCAGCGGCCCGGGCTGGAGTTCCATTCTCACCGGCACCTGCATCGACAAGCACGGCGTCTCCGGAAACTCGACCAAGCCCGGCATCTACCACGTGGAGCAGGCTCCGCATTTCGCGAAGCGGCTGAAGGAGAGCGTGCCCACCGCGAACGTGGCCTCGATCGTGAGCTGGGGCTGGATCGAGGACTACCTCGTCGCCGCGCAGCCGGAGGTGGTGGACCACCATGAGAAGGGCACCGGCAAGACCTATCCGGAGCGCGATGCGGACGTGAACGCGAAGGCGGTGTCCTACCTCGCCGCGGAGAATCCGGACGTGCTCTTCGTCCACTTCGACCAGGTCGATGGCGCGGGGCATTCCACCGGCTTCTCCACGGAGAATCCCAAGTACATGGACGCGATCACTTCCGTCGATGGATTGGTGGGCGAACTCATGGCCTCGCTCAAGAAGCGGCCGCAGTATGGGAAGGAAAACTGGCTGGTGATCCTCACCACCGACCACGGCGGGAAGAATACCAACCACGGCGGCCAATCGCCGGAGGAGCGGACCATTCCGATGATCGTGGCCGGGAAGTCGGTGCCGAAGCTGGGCGTCTCGAAGGAAACGCCGGGCCAGTTCGTGGTGCCAGCCACCACGCTGCAATATCTCGGCGTGCCGGTGAAGGCGGAGTGGGGTTGGGAACCGGGCACCTTCGGGCTCCAGAAGCCGGCGGTCGCGTCCTCGGTCAAGGACAAGCCGAAGTCCTGA
- a CDS encoding alkaline phosphatase family protein, whose amino-acid sequence MKFHQVLFPLCAALSTFAMAKPGPGEGNDFHGRHVLILGIDGLRSDGLQAAKAPVLQGLARSGTSSMKAVAGGNLEDATKQPTISGPGWVTLLTGSYANKHGVVGNGTNACDQQPVPKGGSYQSKVAPHFAKWLKEAVPTASIASITSWPWIEDYLVAVQPQYFDVHTKGAGKDYLAADDDVSRQAAELLKTGHPDVMFLHYSQVDGAGHSTGFSTGNPAYLSAIEHVDGLVGQVVEAMKARPQIAKENWLVVVVTDHGGNGRSHGGQSEGERVIPMIVAGKGSSARGIVEETPGQHVVPATIFEFLGVPVKAEWGWEPGTFGLGKPATAAAPQAKPKS is encoded by the coding sequence ATGAAATTCCATCAGGTTCTGTTTCCGCTCTGCGCAGCCCTCTCGACCTTCGCCATGGCGAAGCCAGGTCCGGGCGAGGGCAATGACTTCCACGGCAGGCACGTGCTCATCCTCGGCATCGACGGGCTGCGTTCGGACGGCCTTCAGGCCGCGAAGGCCCCGGTGCTCCAAGGGCTCGCCCGCAGCGGCACCTCCTCGATGAAGGCGGTGGCGGGAGGCAACCTGGAGGATGCCACCAAGCAGCCGACGATCAGCGGGCCGGGATGGGTCACGCTGCTCACCGGCAGCTACGCCAACAAGCACGGCGTGGTCGGCAATGGCACCAATGCCTGCGACCAGCAGCCGGTGCCGAAGGGCGGCTCCTACCAGAGCAAGGTGGCCCCGCATTTCGCGAAGTGGCTGAAGGAAGCCGTGCCGACGGCGAGCATCGCCTCGATCACGAGCTGGCCGTGGATCGAGGACTACCTGGTGGCCGTGCAGCCGCAGTACTTCGATGTCCACACCAAGGGCGCGGGAAAAGACTACTTGGCGGCAGATGACGACGTTTCCCGCCAGGCGGCCGAGCTGCTCAAGACCGGCCATCCGGACGTGATGTTCCTGCACTATTCGCAAGTGGATGGAGCGGGGCATTCCACCGGCTTTTCGACCGGGAATCCGGCCTACCTCTCCGCCATCGAGCATGTCGATGGTCTGGTGGGACAGGTGGTGGAGGCCATGAAGGCGCGACCGCAGATCGCCAAGGAGAACTGGCTGGTGGTCGTGGTCACGGACCACGGCGGCAACGGCCGCTCGCACGGCGGGCAATCGGAGGGCGAGCGCGTCATTCCGATGATCGTGGCGGGCAAGGGCAGCTCGGCCCGTGGCATCGTGGAGGAAACACCGGGCCAGCATGTGGTTCCCGCGACCATCTTCGAATTCCTCGGCGTGCCGGTGAAGGCGGAGTGGGGCTGGGAGCCGGGCACCTTCGGCCTGGGCAAGCCGGCCACGGCGGCGGCCCCGCAGGCGAAGCCCAAATCCTGA
- a CDS encoding TIGR03364 family FAD-dependent oxidoreductase, translated as MKRTWDHIIVGGGILGASFAAALLAQGKRVALFERYARPNGGSVRNFGLAWPFIAPDLASARLGLRTAEIYRGLAGEFDFGWDPCGALLVAETAAEAAVIEDFQKRAGDHGLECRTLEPRDAIRHHPRLLKEGMQGALVFPEAGSLDPRLFVLRWLEWLKEKRGLDYRPATTVVGIESRGTGCVVRTAAGEEFVADRALVCAGEEFQTLFPETFVRSGIRRCKLAMFQTEPLGLPRGIPGLAFGRSLRHYPMFAESPAFQRMLAESTDAASDRLGIHLLVKAASDGSLVIGDSHEYTAPDAPHDFDQSSEVEQLLFRLAHRHLRGCPFPVAKRWLGYYAKHPDKPWIEEQPLPGVTVICGLTIGMSVGPAFAEQQAQRWA; from the coding sequence ATGAAGCGGACCTGGGACCACATCATCGTTGGCGGCGGCATCCTCGGGGCATCGTTCGCCGCGGCCCTGCTGGCACAGGGGAAGCGGGTGGCGTTGTTCGAGCGCTATGCGCGTCCGAACGGGGGCTCGGTCCGCAACTTCGGTCTGGCGTGGCCGTTCATCGCGCCGGACCTGGCGTCGGCGCGGCTCGGATTGCGGACCGCGGAGATCTACCGCGGCCTGGCGGGGGAGTTTGATTTCGGCTGGGATCCCTGTGGAGCGCTGCTGGTGGCGGAGACCGCCGCGGAGGCCGCGGTGATCGAGGACTTCCAGAAGCGGGCGGGGGACCATGGGCTGGAGTGCCGGACATTGGAACCGCGCGATGCGATCCGCCATCATCCCCGGTTGCTGAAGGAGGGCATGCAGGGCGCGCTGGTGTTTCCTGAAGCGGGTTCGCTCGATCCGCGGTTGTTCGTCCTCCGTTGGTTGGAATGGCTGAAGGAGAAGCGGGGGCTGGATTATCGGCCCGCGACCACGGTGGTGGGCATCGAGTCCCGCGGTACCGGATGCGTGGTTCGCACGGCGGCGGGGGAGGAGTTCGTCGCGGACCGGGCGCTGGTGTGCGCGGGCGAGGAATTCCAAACGCTGTTTCCGGAGACCTTCGTCCGCAGCGGGATCCGGCGGTGCAAGCTGGCGATGTTCCAGACCGAGCCGCTGGGGCTGCCGCGCGGGATTCCCGGGTTGGCCTTCGGCCGGTCGCTGAGGCACTACCCGATGTTCGCGGAGTCCCCGGCATTCCAGCGGATGCTGGCAGAGTCGACGGATGCCGCATCGGACCGGCTGGGCATCCATCTGCTGGTGAAGGCGGCGAGCGATGGTTCGTTGGTGATCGGGGACTCCCACGAATACACCGCGCCGGACGCACCGCACGATTTCGACCAGTCCTCGGAGGTGGAGCAGCTCTTGTTCCGCCTCGCGCACCGCCACCTCCGCGGTTGCCCGTTCCCGGTGGCGAAGCGGTGGCTCGGCTACTACGCGAAGCACCCGGACAAGCCGTGGATCGAGGAGCAGCCGTTGCCCGGCGTCACCGTGATCTGCGGGCTCACCATCGGGATGTCCGTCGGTCCGGCGTTCGCGGAACAGCAGGCCCAGCGGTGGGCCTGA
- a CDS encoding endonuclease/exonuclease/phosphatase family protein — MNPSILLAAVFAASALVTQAEPLGRFSDDPSKLRVMQWNILHGGRDDGKEEGPKRVVDVIRAAKPDIVSMQETYGSGEFISKDLGFQFHPRGTNVSIHSRYPVIEDISVYKEFCCSGALLELPDKSKLAFYAVWLGYNKSISDPGSRDGLDESQLLAACKASGTDIAGILSGIAERLKDPKYKDVPVMICGDFNSMSHLDYTAEHKDQFGVVIRWPTSVAITEAGFTDSYREVTPRVDRRKDRTWSPRFPEQLPDRIDYIYYKGSRWKAVSSVVEESHPVKFPSDHAALITDFQLR, encoded by the coding sequence ATGAACCCTTCAATCCTATTGGCAGCGGTGTTCGCTGCTTCCGCCCTTGTCACGCAGGCCGAGCCACTCGGCCGGTTCAGTGACGATCCCTCCAAGCTGCGGGTGATGCAGTGGAACATCCTGCACGGCGGGCGCGATGACGGGAAAGAGGAGGGGCCGAAGCGGGTGGTGGACGTCATCCGTGCGGCGAAACCGGACATCGTCTCGATGCAGGAGACGTATGGTTCGGGCGAGTTCATCAGCAAGGACCTCGGCTTCCAGTTCCACCCGCGCGGCACGAACGTCTCGATCCACAGCCGCTATCCGGTGATCGAGGACATTTCGGTCTACAAGGAGTTTTGCTGCTCCGGGGCGCTGCTGGAGCTGCCGGACAAGAGCAAGCTGGCGTTCTACGCGGTGTGGCTCGGCTACAACAAGTCGATCTCGGATCCGGGGTCGCGCGATGGTTTGGACGAAAGCCAGCTTCTCGCCGCCTGCAAGGCGTCCGGGACGGACATCGCGGGCATCCTGTCCGGGATCGCGGAGCGCTTGAAGGATCCGAAATACAAGGACGTGCCGGTGATGATCTGCGGGGACTTCAACAGCATGTCGCATCTCGACTACACCGCGGAACACAAGGACCAGTTCGGCGTGGTGATCCGCTGGCCCACCAGCGTGGCAATCACGGAGGCGGGGTTCACGGACTCCTACCGCGAGGTGACTCCGCGGGTGGACCGCCGGAAGGACCGGACCTGGTCGCCGCGGTTCCCGGAGCAACTTCCTGACCGGATCGACTACATCTACTACAAAGGCAGTCGTTGGAAGGCGGTGTCGAGCGTGGTGGAGGAATCCCACCCGGTGAAGTTCCCGTCCGACCACGCCGCGCTCATCACGGACTTCCAGCTCCGCTGA
- a CDS encoding HAD family hydrolase codes for MITSVSVQEDFSRPEEEAHVAGILQRLEQLRRGILARGGPDGTLLEESGCVFLTFWDFDGTILKGDCCEGLSDAGRQVYSGLLEEVILAGHAKAYPATELGVARGLADYRRLEREVGAWAAYPFLAKAMGGAREHEVVALAARHFRERQIGHVFESSARIIETLRASGVAVHVVSASPDVFIRGIVAELGLEISCCRGIRTEIHHGYLSDCLDHPVTYGAGKTAAVIEEIERARGANPGKQVFVLAAFGNSYHTDGPFLEHVAALPLPCGRPLAVMINGDLRSHVEGRSFLHVKQDLVRGTARFQG; via the coding sequence TTGATCACATCCGTTTCAGTTCAGGAGGACTTCTCCCGCCCGGAGGAGGAAGCCCATGTCGCCGGGATTCTCCAGCGCCTGGAGCAGCTCCGCCGGGGCATCCTTGCCCGCGGAGGCCCGGATGGCACGCTGCTGGAGGAGTCCGGCTGCGTGTTCCTCACTTTCTGGGATTTCGATGGCACGATCCTGAAGGGGGACTGTTGCGAGGGTCTTTCGGACGCGGGCAGGCAGGTATACAGCGGCTTGCTGGAAGAGGTGATCCTCGCGGGACACGCCAAGGCCTATCCGGCCACCGAGCTGGGCGTGGCCCGCGGGCTGGCCGACTACCGGCGGCTCGAGCGCGAGGTCGGCGCATGGGCTGCCTATCCGTTTCTGGCGAAGGCGATGGGCGGCGCGCGCGAGCATGAGGTGGTCGCGCTGGCGGCCCGCCATTTCCGCGAGCGGCAGATCGGGCATGTTTTCGAATCCTCGGCCCGCATCATCGAAACGCTGCGCGCATCCGGCGTGGCGGTGCACGTGGTTTCAGCGAGCCCGGACGTGTTCATCCGCGGGATCGTCGCGGAGCTGGGGCTGGAGATTTCGTGCTGCCGCGGCATCCGCACCGAGATCCACCATGGCTACTTGTCGGATTGTCTCGACCATCCGGTGACCTACGGCGCGGGGAAAACCGCGGCGGTGATCGAGGAGATCGAACGCGCGCGCGGCGCGAATCCTGGCAAGCAGGTGTTCGTGCTGGCGGCTTTCGGCAACAGCTACCACACCGACGGACCCTTTCTTGAACATGTCGCCGCGTTGCCTTTGCCATGCGGCCGACCGCTGGCCGTGATGATCAATGGCGACCTCCGCAGCCATGTGGAGGGGCGCTCGTTCCTGCACGTGAAGCAGGATCTTGTGCGTGGCACCGCAAGGTTCCAAGGCTGA
- a CDS encoding autotransporter-associated beta strand repeat-containing protein produces MKPSRLFLCFLLSASPSLAASVTWNEAGPSNNWNTTDANWTGGASVFTTGDSATFGAATGETVTVDAAGVTPAATSITGNGSYTLSGGSILGGTLSKAGTGTLTLSAANSFSGVTISNGTLSQTTGAISTSLVTSGNHTALGTGPISFTYTAGITPLFFGATGTLSNAITLPSANVETRFSGSAAGRITTFSGLISGGNASATLRLDNNTSAGVGRFKFTNASNSFTMSRFLINRGGLEFTSDGALGNANNDLTLDVTSSNDGTGLIFGADNITLNTARAVSVLTTTVINTQAFTGSRIDGPMTVTGQTLKTGTGNLILNGTGSGTGGLQVNAGSVQVGIGGTTGSITTPVNLNGATTSLTFKRSDAVTYAAVVSGTGSFVQDGTGALTLSGVNTYTGATTVNSGTLNLTGSSTSTAIAVAGGTLNVTGTTAAAATLGISGGTFKFGAAADPIGSFTTASLTQSAGSLSLDISGATKDLLTVNGNYTTTGGGITVNVLATPSIGVAYPLVNYTGTLSAQPPVSFTGLGGSRLAGTVDYGSGTNSSISVTFNGVIGVLGWTGANGTAWDTTTQNWSNGGSPDTFFQQDIVLFDDNAANFTPVLSGTLQPGSINFNNLTHTYTLSGSGALDGSGTLNVAGGGTVVIANNNTLTGTTTISAGVLQLGAGGTSGSLGTGSIVNQGSLVLNRSDSAVLANAVTGVGTITQAGIGTTVVTGTLDSSGLIWVAGGTLQIGNGGTTGAIGTNPSGIQVDTALVVNRSSATSIAAPISGIGTLTKQGAGALTLSGSNTFSGATTITGGSVVMANPDALAGSAVVFNGGQIGFNFGNGTTTTVSHNFTLPATGQQQFIVTAPSAVTTVRLTGKLSGGTAGQQYRLVDSNVGGNHNNVLILDNPANDFKGRIEIWRGSLVFTSNEALGDPANTIRHESENLNGALRFGADNIVLPPARAIDLGGNDDPIDVQSYTGTIQGPISGAGRFVKQGTGRLIMPGAMTTTAVSSVAAGTLQVDGTWSTSTAALTVAAGTLTGTGTINRPVTVNGTVAPGNGVGTLTVGNTATFAAGSTLNVDLGDWTGSAGTGYDQLSATAVAITATAASKLTVHVDASALANFTDVNKTFVIATGTQSGLVADNWTVTTTGFSGAGTWKLQVNGNQLELAYTLGTAFDTWVNNYGTLPANKRGPLDDYDNDGVPNLIEYVLGGDPTLADNGTIGSTVQTSGNNLVFTYHRGDDTETDTTQVVQYGSDFTGWTDVPIGASSGGLVTIAENGGGADTVTVTIPMGSNPKLFARLKVTKSGS; encoded by the coding sequence ATGAAACCTTCCCGCCTCTTCCTGTGTTTCCTGCTTTCAGCTTCCCCCTCGCTGGCCGCCAGCGTCACGTGGAACGAAGCCGGCCCTTCCAACAACTGGAACACCACTGACGCCAACTGGACCGGCGGGGCTTCCGTTTTCACCACGGGTGACAGCGCGACCTTCGGTGCGGCCACCGGCGAAACGGTCACCGTCGATGCAGCGGGTGTGACTCCCGCTGCCACCAGCATCACCGGAAACGGCAGCTACACCCTCAGCGGCGGCTCCATCCTCGGCGGCACACTGTCGAAGGCGGGGACGGGGACGTTGACCCTGTCCGCGGCGAACTCCTTCTCCGGCGTGACCATTTCCAACGGCACCTTGTCCCAGACGACTGGCGCGATCTCGACCTCGCTGGTGACTTCCGGAAACCACACTGCGCTCGGCACCGGTCCGATTTCCTTCACCTACACCGCGGGCATCACGCCGCTGTTTTTCGGGGCGACCGGCACCCTGTCCAATGCGATCACGCTGCCGTCCGCGAACGTGGAAACCCGCTTTTCCGGCAGCGCGGCCGGCCGCATCACCACCTTCTCGGGGCTCATCTCCGGCGGCAATGCCTCGGCCACCCTGCGGCTCGACAACAACACCAGCGCGGGCGTGGGACGGTTCAAGTTCACCAACGCTTCGAACAGTTTCACGATGAGCCGTTTCCTCATCAACCGCGGCGGCCTCGAGTTCACTAGCGACGGCGCGCTGGGCAATGCCAACAATGACCTCACCCTGGACGTCACATCCAGCAACGACGGCACCGGCCTGATCTTCGGCGCGGACAACATCACGCTCAATACCGCGCGCGCCGTTTCCGTGCTCACCACCACGGTGATCAACACCCAGGCTTTCACCGGCAGCCGGATCGATGGTCCGATGACGGTGACCGGGCAGACCCTTAAAACGGGCACCGGCAACCTGATCCTGAATGGCACCGGTTCGGGCACCGGTGGATTGCAGGTCAACGCTGGCAGCGTGCAGGTCGGCATCGGTGGCACCACCGGCTCGATCACCACGCCGGTGAACCTGAACGGCGCGACCACCTCGCTCACGTTCAAGCGCAGCGACGCGGTGACCTACGCGGCGGTGGTTTCGGGCACGGGCAGCTTCGTCCAGGATGGCACTGGTGCACTCACGCTCTCCGGGGTGAACACCTACACCGGAGCCACCACCGTCAACTCCGGAACGCTGAACCTCACCGGTAGTTCGACCTCCACCGCGATCGCGGTGGCGGGTGGCACGTTGAACGTGACGGGCACCACCGCGGCGGCGGCGACGCTCGGGATCAGCGGCGGAACGTTCAAGTTCGGTGCTGCGGCCGACCCCATCGGCAGCTTCACCACCGCCTCGCTCACCCAATCCGCGGGCAGCCTGTCCCTCGACATCTCGGGCGCCACGAAGGATCTCCTGACGGTGAACGGGAACTACACCACGACCGGTGGCGGCATCACGGTGAATGTGCTGGCGACTCCCAGCATCGGCGTGGCGTATCCGTTGGTGAACTACACCGGGACCCTTTCGGCGCAGCCGCCGGTGAGCTTCACCGGCCTGGGTGGCAGCCGTCTGGCGGGCACCGTGGACTATGGATCGGGCACGAACAGCTCGATCAGCGTGACGTTCAACGGCGTGATCGGAGTGCTGGGGTGGACCGGTGCGAACGGTACGGCCTGGGACACCACCACACAGAACTGGTCGAACGGCGGTAGCCCGGACACGTTCTTTCAGCAGGATATCGTGCTCTTCGATGACAACGCCGCGAACTTCACGCCCGTGTTGTCCGGGACGCTCCAGCCGGGCAGCATCAACTTCAACAACCTCACGCACACCTACACCCTTTCCGGATCCGGTGCCTTGGATGGATCGGGTACCCTGAACGTCGCGGGGGGCGGCACGGTGGTGATCGCGAACAACAACACGTTGACGGGCACGACCACCATTTCGGCGGGCGTTCTCCAGCTTGGTGCCGGCGGAACCTCCGGCAGCCTGGGCACGGGCTCGATCGTCAACCAGGGCAGCCTGGTGCTCAACCGCTCGGACTCGGCCGTTCTCGCGAACGCGGTGACCGGCGTGGGCACCATCACCCAGGCGGGCATCGGCACCACGGTGGTCACCGGCACCCTCGATTCCTCCGGCCTCATCTGGGTGGCAGGGGGCACCCTGCAGATCGGCAACGGCGGCACCACGGGAGCGATCGGGACCAATCCCTCCGGCATCCAGGTGGATACCGCCCTGGTGGTGAACCGCAGCTCGGCGACCTCGATTGCCGCACCGATCAGCGGGATCGGCACCCTGACCAAGCAGGGAGCGGGCGCGCTGACCTTGTCCGGCTCCAACACGTTCAGCGGTGCCACCACCATCACCGGTGGATCGGTGGTGATGGCCAATCCGGACGCGCTGGCCGGCAGCGCGGTGGTGTTCAATGGCGGACAGATCGGATTCAACTTCGGCAACGGCACGACCACCACGGTCAGCCACAACTTCACCCTTCCCGCCACCGGCCAACAGCAGTTCATCGTCACCGCCCCGTCCGCGGTGACCACGGTGCGGCTGACCGGCAAGCTCAGCGGCGGGACCGCGGGCCAGCAATACCGTCTGGTGGACTCCAATGTCGGAGGCAACCACAACAACGTGCTGATCCTCGACAACCCGGCCAACGACTTCAAAGGCCGCATCGAGATCTGGCGCGGATCGCTGGTCTTCACCTCCAACGAGGCGCTGGGCGATCCGGCCAACACCATCCGCCATGAATCGGAGAATCTGAACGGCGCGCTGCGTTTCGGTGCCGACAACATCGTGTTGCCTCCCGCCCGCGCGATTGATCTGGGTGGCAATGACGACCCGATCGACGTGCAATCCTACACCGGCACCATCCAGGGGCCGATCAGCGGCGCGGGCCGTTTCGTGAAGCAGGGCACCGGTCGTCTGATCATGCCCGGGGCAATGACGACCACCGCGGTTTCCTCGGTCGCCGCCGGCACCCTGCAGGTGGATGGCACCTGGTCCACCTCCACCGCGGCGCTCACCGTCGCGGCGGGCACGCTGACCGGCACCGGCACGATCAACCGGCCGGTGACCGTCAATGGCACCGTGGCGCCGGGCAATGGCGTGGGCACCCTGACGGTCGGCAATACCGCCACCTTCGCCGCGGGCTCGACCTTGAATGTCGATCTGGGGGATTGGACCGGCAGCGCTGGCACCGGCTACGACCAGCTTTCCGCAACGGCGGTGGCCATCACCGCCACCGCGGCTTCGAAACTCACAGTGCATGTCGATGCTTCCGCGCTGGCGAACTTCACCGACGTGAACAAGACCTTCGTGATCGCCACCGGCACGCAGAGCGGCCTTGTCGCCGACAACTGGACGGTGACCACCACCGGCTTCTCCGGAGCAGGCACGTGGAAGCTGCAGGTCAATGGCAACCAGCTCGAGCTGGCCTACACGCTGGGCACCGCCTTCGACACCTGGGTCAACAACTACGGCACGCTGCCCGCCAACAAGCGCGGACCGCTGGATGATTACGACAACGATGGCGTGCCGAATCTGATCGAATACGTGCTCGGCGGGGATCCGACGCTCGCGGACAATGGGACCATCGGCTCCACTGTCCAGACCTCTGGAAACAACCTCGTCTTCACCTACCACCGCGGTGACGACACCGAGACGGACACCACCCAGGTGGTTCAATACGGCAGTGACTTCACGGGCTGGACGGATGTGCCGATCGGTGCTTCCAGCGGCGGTCTGGTGACCATCGCGGAGAACGGCGGTGGCGCGGACACCGTGACCGTGACGATTCCGATGGGGTCCAATCCAAAGCTCTTCGCCCGCCTCAAGGTGACGAAGAGCGGGTCCTGA